One genomic region from Spirulina subsalsa PCC 9445 encodes:
- a CDS encoding LysE family translocator, translated as MSELHLDFFWQGLAIGLAVAAPVGPISILCIQRTLKKGILSGYVSALGASFGDVLYTALGVFSLTLFASSFLHQATFLNVLSGGILCYLGLKIFFEKSTLFFRLNELHSALSISKHDLLRDYITIVLLDLVNPMTVLPFLAVFMELCTANLEINIGDKLGFILGVFLSGILWRLFLVASAHSIREHLSVQQLQWINWLSGIMIIAFGFVAFSMVF; from the coding sequence ATGAGTGAATTACACTTGGATTTCTTTTGGCAAGGATTAGCGATTGGTTTAGCGGTTGCGGCACCAGTCGGTCCTATTAGTATTCTCTGTATTCAAAGAACCCTAAAAAAAGGCATACTTTCAGGATATGTTTCTGCATTGGGTGCATCTTTTGGAGATGTTTTATATACAGCTTTAGGGGTATTTAGTTTGACTTTATTTGCAAGTTCCTTCCTGCATCAAGCAACTTTTTTAAATGTATTGAGTGGGGGAATTTTATGCTATTTGGGACTTAAAATATTTTTTGAAAAATCCACCCTTTTCTTTCGTCTCAATGAGTTACACTCAGCATTGTCTATCAGTAAGCATGACCTATTGAGGGACTATATTACAATCGTTTTATTAGATTTAGTCAATCCCATGACTGTTTTGCCTTTTTTAGCTGTTTTTATGGAGTTATGTACGGCTAATTTAGAAATTAATATTGGGGACAAATTGGGCTTCATTTTAGGGGTTTTTCTCAGTGGTATTCTTTGGCGATTATTCTTAGTTGCTTCAGCACATTCAATTCGAGAACATCTCTCCGTTCAGCAATTACAGTGGATTAATTGGCTTTCCGGGATTATGATCATTGCGTTTGGTTTTGTGGCCTTTTCTATGGTGTTTTGA